A single window of Magnetococcus marinus MC-1 DNA harbors:
- a CDS encoding TerB family tellurite resistance protein, whose amino-acid sequence MSINQEIEDFFSTSQESVLEEPEKFKARLKIGSESFTYLNKAENLSDFLTVLGGGGLASAGAATAWFGSLGLVGQLGLAVGAVSTPVGCVTLAGVGGAAAVFGAQRLFKSVKKEAISEVPKFINSPIDVLAASILNIFAPIALKLAHSDGNYRESERKVIQRYFINDWGFNRSYLVEALAEMEKNLDKYSYAVLSDNLRDLEKTGDLKFSVMTKEILTIAKSVCNADGFIHEAEKKDLQNLMAAFKAI is encoded by the coding sequence ATGTCTATTAATCAGGAGATTGAGGATTTTTTTTCAACTTCTCAAGAGTCGGTTCTCGAAGAACCAGAAAAATTCAAAGCTCGCCTGAAGATTGGTTCTGAGTCATTCACGTACTTAAACAAGGCTGAAAATTTGAGCGATTTTTTGACTGTGCTGGGAGGAGGTGGCTTGGCCTCCGCTGGAGCAGCAACAGCCTGGTTTGGGTCTTTAGGGTTGGTTGGACAATTGGGGCTTGCTGTAGGGGCTGTGTCTACCCCTGTCGGGTGTGTTACGCTTGCTGGAGTTGGGGGAGCTGCGGCAGTGTTTGGAGCTCAGCGCCTATTCAAATCTGTAAAAAAAGAGGCTATTTCTGAAGTTCCCAAATTCATTAATAGTCCTATTGATGTCTTGGCTGCATCAATCCTAAATATCTTTGCTCCCATAGCCCTCAAATTAGCTCATTCTGATGGAAACTATCGCGAGTCAGAACGCAAGGTCATACAAAGATATTTTATCAATGATTGGGGGTTCAATCGTTCATATCTTGTTGAGGCTTTAGCCGAAATGGAGAAAAACCTGGACAAGTATAGTTACGCTGTTCTCTCAGATAATTTGCGTGATCTTGAAAAAACTGGTGATCTGAAATTTTCTGTTATGACAAAGGAAATTCTTACAATCGCTAAATCAGTCTGTAACGCTGATGGATTTATTCACGAGGCTGAAAAGAAAGATCTCCAAAACCTAATGGCCGCATTTAAAGCTATATAG
- a CDS encoding transposase: MAAERLAIPKSTLSNWTSAARTHGKEMLGGRSVSDLEAEITRLRKELKQVREERDVIKKATAYFAKETLQNTI, from the coding sequence TTGGCAGCTGAAAGGCTCGCCATCCCCAAGAGCACCCTGTCGAATTGGACATCCGCCGCCAGGACGCATGGTAAGGAGATGCTAGGAGGCAGATCTGTTTCTGATCTTGAGGCGGAAATTACACGATTACGCAAAGAGTTAAAGCAGGTCCGAGAAGAGCGTGACGTGATAAAAAAGGCCACTGCGTACTTTGCCAAGGAGACGCTGCAAAATACTATATAA
- a CDS encoding glycosyltransferase, which translates to MMGKRVLMIAFHFPPAMGYSGTQRALKFCRYLPDYGWQPIVLSAHARSYAQTTPEQLVEIPPQVPVYRSFALDATRHLAIAGRYFGFTARPDRWRSWRWPAIWRGLRIIQRDQPDLIWATYPIATCHRIAHSLSLISGVPWVADFRDCQLNATFPAHPRQRELFGTLEARHISSANRVVVTTPGIQRLYRERYPYMDPDKIQVIANGFDEENFQGLPLARVADPEKPVHLLHSGIIYPGQDERDPVTLLEVLGRLHRLGVVGPETLQITFRGSGMEEYLQQQIDQNGLRSMVRLAPTLPYAQALEEMAQVDALLLLQGAHFNDLIPAKLFEYLRMGKPILALGDVQGDAADLMRAAGLSSIWSLHDATAQENALPAFVEQVRSGAVERAKPAVVARYSRHALTGELAALMDGVVGK; encoded by the coding sequence GTTATCTGCCCGATTATGGTTGGCAGCCCATTGTTTTATCGGCCCATGCCCGCAGCTATGCGCAAACCACACCGGAGCAGTTGGTGGAGATTCCCCCACAGGTGCCGGTGTACCGTAGTTTTGCGCTGGATGCCACCCGTCATTTAGCGATTGCGGGGCGCTATTTTGGTTTTACGGCGCGTCCTGACCGTTGGCGTAGTTGGCGCTGGCCTGCCATTTGGCGGGGTTTGCGCATCATTCAGCGCGATCAACCGGATTTGATTTGGGCCACCTATCCCATTGCCACCTGTCACCGTATTGCCCATAGTTTAAGCCTGATTAGTGGGGTGCCATGGGTGGCGGATTTTCGGGATTGTCAGCTCAACGCGACCTTTCCCGCGCATCCGCGTCAGCGTGAGCTGTTTGGCACGTTAGAGGCGCGCCATATCAGCAGTGCCAACCGGGTGGTGGTGACGACGCCGGGCATACAGCGGTTATACAGGGAACGTTATCCCTATATGGATCCGGATAAGATTCAGGTGATCGCCAACGGTTTTGATGAAGAGAATTTTCAGGGTTTGCCTTTGGCCAGGGTAGCAGATCCGGAAAAGCCGGTGCATCTGCTGCATAGTGGTATTATCTATCCGGGTCAGGATGAGCGAGACCCGGTTACGTTATTGGAGGTTTTGGGGCGGTTGCACCGTTTGGGGGTGGTGGGTCCGGAGACTTTGCAGATCACCTTTCGGGGCAGTGGAATGGAGGAGTATCTTCAGCAGCAGATTGATCAAAATGGGTTGCGTAGCATGGTGCGGTTGGCCCCTACGCTGCCCTATGCGCAGGCTCTGGAGGAGATGGCGCAGGTGGATGCGCTGTTGTTGTTGCAAGGGGCCCATTTTAATGATCTGATTCCGGCCAAGTTGTTTGAGTATTTGCGCATGGGCAAGCCTATTTTGGCGTTGGGGGATGTTCAAGGGGATGCGGCGGATTTGATGCGAGCGGCGGGGTTGAGCAGCATATGGTCGTTGCACGATGCCACGGCCCAGGAGAATGCATTACCGGCGTTTGTGGAGCAGGTACGTAGCGGCGCGGTTGAGCGGGCCAAGCCAGCGGTGGTAGCCCGTTATTCCCGGCACGCTTTAACGGGCGAGTTGGCCGCGCTGATGGATGGCGTGGTGGGCAAGTAA